A DNA window from Microcystis aeruginosa NIES-843 contains the following coding sequences:
- a CDS encoding transglycosylase SLT domain-containing protein, giving the protein MFKKFPPHTPLILGLGSGVALFTLTSLFLFHPKILAWLDRNSASLPSQDPNQPSAVVDSASLPQTERDVKLKDVADANAPSLDRSRARYLLAMDLLRKYEGGPALKQLEGLEKQYPVLAPQILLKQGRAHELSNDSEKAQEIWQKLLETYPQSPVVAEAYYSLGKYDPSYHEKLLKEYPRHPRTLALIRQRLQENPDQFPLWLQLAKANPFDPTLNQARDRLVKDYAEQLTPADWAMIGAGYWQSGLYEKAYKAYAKATPSPEQAYRYARGLQIAKKLPEARSAYQKLIKTYPQASETGLGLLRLAQISPNRDAIAYLDRIVKQFPDRAPEALEAKAKLLNSTNAQAASQTWQTLLNKYPKSDEAADYRWLMAQRAAKSGDYAKAWQWAQPIAVNNSDSQTAPKAAFWVGKWAQKLGKNQEAKQAFTYTISRHPHSYYAWRSAVLLGWDVGDFTTVRSYNPTTVKPATRNDPPAGSEAFKELYRIGEDTDAWNLWQAEIVDPWNLTVDEQFNLGVYKLSRNQNLEGINLIWRLRERDTPEEKKAWKLLRQNDKYWHALFPFPYYDTILQWSKDRQLNPLLVTALIRQESRFEKEIRSPVGAVGLMQIMPDTGKYIAGNTGNKSYSLTNPEDNIMMGTWYLDYTHGKFAGNSLFAVASYNAGPGAVSKWRQRFDFSDPDEFVENIPFRETKGYIESVFGNYWNYLQIYNPEIQEQMNRIANPS; this is encoded by the coding sequence ATGTTTAAGAAATTCCCCCCTCACACCCCGCTCATTCTTGGACTAGGTTCTGGGGTTGCGCTTTTTACTCTCACCAGTCTCTTTCTCTTTCACCCGAAAATTCTCGCTTGGCTCGATCGCAATAGTGCGTCGCTTCCTAGCCAAGATCCTAACCAACCCTCTGCCGTGGTTGATAGCGCTTCTTTACCACAAACCGAGCGAGATGTCAAGTTAAAAGATGTTGCCGATGCCAACGCGCCCTCTTTAGATCGTAGTCGCGCCCGCTATCTCCTGGCCATGGATTTATTGAGAAAATATGAAGGGGGTCCGGCTTTAAAACAATTAGAAGGCTTAGAAAAACAATATCCTGTCCTCGCTCCCCAGATTCTCCTCAAACAGGGACGCGCCCACGAATTAAGCAACGATAGTGAAAAAGCGCAAGAAATTTGGCAAAAATTACTGGAAACCTATCCCCAATCGCCCGTAGTGGCCGAAGCTTACTACTCTTTGGGCAAATACGACCCCAGTTATCATGAAAAATTGCTCAAGGAATACCCCCGACACCCGCGTACTTTGGCTTTAATTCGCCAACGTCTTCAAGAAAATCCCGATCAATTTCCCTTATGGTTGCAGTTAGCCAAGGCTAATCCTTTTGATCCTACCCTCAATCAGGCCCGCGATCGTTTGGTGAAAGACTACGCCGAGCAGTTAACTCCGGCGGATTGGGCAATGATTGGGGCAGGTTATTGGCAGTCGGGATTGTACGAAAAAGCCTATAAAGCCTACGCTAAAGCCACTCCTAGCCCCGAACAAGCCTATCGTTACGCCCGCGGGCTACAAATTGCCAAAAAACTGCCAGAAGCTCGCAGCGCTTACCAAAAATTAATTAAAACCTATCCCCAGGCCTCAGAAACCGGTTTGGGATTACTGCGACTCGCCCAAATTTCTCCTAACCGCGATGCCATAGCATATCTCGATCGCATTGTCAAGCAATTTCCCGATCGCGCCCCGGAAGCTTTGGAAGCGAAAGCCAAATTACTCAACTCAACTAATGCCCAGGCCGCTAGTCAAACATGGCAAACTTTATTAAATAAATACCCAAAATCCGACGAAGCCGCCGATTATCGCTGGTTAATGGCCCAAAGAGCCGCTAAATCCGGTGATTACGCCAAGGCGTGGCAGTGGGCGCAGCCAATTGCGGTTAATAATTCCGATAGTCAAACTGCCCCGAAAGCAGCCTTTTGGGTGGGAAAATGGGCGCAAAAACTCGGCAAAAACCAAGAAGCAAAACAAGCTTTTACCTACACTATTTCTCGTCATCCCCATTCCTATTATGCTTGGCGCTCGGCGGTTTTATTAGGTTGGGACGTGGGGGATTTTACCACTGTCCGCTCCTATAATCCTACCACCGTCAAACCCGCCACTCGTAACGATCCCCCCGCTGGTTCGGAAGCTTTCAAGGAATTATATCGAATTGGTGAAGATACGGACGCTTGGAATCTCTGGCAAGCAGAAATTGTCGATCCTTGGAATTTAACCGTTGACGAACAATTTAACCTCGGTGTCTATAAACTCTCTCGCAATCAAAATTTAGAAGGAATTAACCTGATTTGGCGCTTGCGAGAAAGAGATACCCCGGAGGAAAAGAAAGCCTGGAAACTCCTGCGACAAAATGATAAATACTGGCACGCTTTATTCCCTTTCCCCTACTACGATACCATCCTGCAATGGTCAAAAGATAGACAATTAAATCCCCTGCTAGTGACGGCTTTAATCCGGCAAGAATCCCGCTTTGAAAAAGAAATTCGTTCTCCTGTGGGGGCAGTGGGATTAATGCAAATTATGCCCGATACGGGTAAATATATCGCGGGTAATACTGGCAATAAAAGTTATTCTTTAACTAATCCCGAAGATAACATTATGATGGGGACATGGTATCTCGATTATACCCACGGTAAATTCGCTGGAAATTCACTTTTTGCTGTGGCTAGTTATAACGCCGGACCTGGGGCAGTTTCCAAATGGAGACAGCGTTTTGATTTTAGCGATCCCGATGAATTTGTTGAGAATATTCCCTTTAGAGAAACTAAGGGTTATATAGAATCGGTGTTTGGTAATTATTGGAATTATCTCCAGATTTATAACCCCGAAATTCAAGAGCAAATGAACAGAATTGCTAACCCTTCCTAG
- a CDS encoding energy-coupling factor transporter transmembrane component T family protein produces the protein MQSFNWQTVDRDSPFTRLDFRTKLTMMIVVTLIAFTWESPLAGGLLTLIVALACLWAGVKWSYLLTILKFMAPFYLFLLITMGFFNVEQVKALTGKTELTPLLTVGSTQMTVEGTLYGLNVIFKTLTMVLIIPLAIFTTDINQMMVSLTKARIPYKIVFIFSSTLRLFPLLVEESRSIISAQRLRGLAIEKMGWLQKGKIYASIAVPLILNAMAKSQKLEVVLQAKAFSGDPNRTFLQESILTNKDYLLIIGFLFLLVLAIILYVKFGVGKFAWLF, from the coding sequence ATGCAATCATTTAACTGGCAAACCGTCGATCGAGATTCTCCTTTTACTCGCCTAGATTTTCGGACAAAATTAACCATGATGATCGTGGTTACTCTCATCGCTTTTACTTGGGAAAGTCCCCTCGCTGGCGGTTTGCTAACTCTTATTGTCGCTTTAGCTTGTCTCTGGGCTGGGGTAAAATGGTCTTATCTCCTCACCATTTTAAAATTCATGGCTCCTTTTTATCTATTCTTATTAATTACCATGGGATTTTTTAATGTAGAACAGGTAAAAGCTTTAACGGGAAAAACTGAATTAACTCCCTTATTAACTGTCGGTTCTACTCAAATGACTGTCGAGGGAACCCTCTACGGTTTAAATGTGATCTTTAAAACTCTCACCATGGTTTTAATTATTCCCCTCGCTATTTTTACCACTGATATAAATCAGATGATGGTGAGTTTAACTAAAGCCAGAATTCCTTACAAAATAGTCTTTATTTTTTCCTCTACCCTGCGCTTATTTCCTCTCCTAGTAGAAGAATCCCGATCGATTATTTCTGCTCAAAGATTACGAGGATTAGCAATAGAAAAAATGGGTTGGTTACAAAAAGGAAAAATTTACGCTTCTATCGCTGTACCTTTAATTTTAAACGCTATGGCTAAATCGCAAAAATTAGAGGTAGTTCTACAAGCTAAAGCTTTCTCTGGTGATCCTAATCGCACATTTTTACAGGAATCAATCTTAACCAATAAAGACTATTTATTAATTATTGGCTTTCTATTTTTATTGGTTTTGGCAATTATTCTCTATGTAAAATTCGGGGTGGGAAAATTTGCCTGGTTGTTTTAA
- the coaE gene encoding dephospho-CoA kinase (Dephospho-CoA kinase (CoaE) performs the final step in coenzyme A biosynthesis.) translates to MSRRIIGLTGGIACGKSTVSNYLENIYKIPVLDADIYAREAVEKGSAILERIFQRYGRKVKTEDNSLNRQQLGEIIFNNPEEKIWLESQIHPYVRECFKRHLEQLEAPIVVFSVPLLLEAKLTHLVTEIWVVSCGFEQQIQRLMTRNNLTREQAIARINNQMPLAEKIALADIVLDNSGDLEALYTQIDRAISSWLELN, encoded by the coding sequence ATGTCGAGAAGAATTATCGGGTTAACAGGGGGAATAGCTTGTGGTAAATCCACGGTTTCCAATTATTTAGAAAATATCTACAAAATTCCTGTCCTTGATGCGGATATTTATGCCCGGGAAGCAGTGGAAAAAGGTTCGGCAATTTTAGAGAGAATTTTTCAGCGTTATGGCAGAAAAGTTAAAACTGAGGATAATTCCCTTAATCGCCAACAGTTAGGAGAGATTATTTTTAATAATCCCGAGGAAAAAATCTGGTTAGAAAGTCAGATTCATCCCTACGTTAGAGAATGTTTTAAGCGGCATTTAGAGCAGTTAGAAGCCCCGATAGTTGTTTTTTCTGTTCCTTTATTATTGGAAGCCAAACTAACCCATTTAGTCACAGAGATTTGGGTGGTTTCCTGCGGTTTTGAGCAACAAATTCAACGCTTAATGACTAGGAATAACTTAACTAGGGAACAAGCGATCGCTCGGATTAATAATCAAATGCCTTTAGCCGAAAAAATTGCCTTAGCTGATATTGTTTTAGACAATTCCGGGGATTTAGAAGCTTTATATACCCAGATCGATCGAGCTATAAGTAGCTGGTTAGAATTAAATTGA
- the purC gene encoding phosphoribosylaminoimidazolesuccinocarboxamide synthase has product MEKLYEGKAKILYQTDDPDILLTYYKDDATAFNAQKRGQIVGKGEINCTVSTALFQWLESLGIPTHYIDRPSSREMRVKAIKIIPLEVVVRNIAAGSLCKQTGLKEGKVLPFPLVEFYLKDDALGDPLLTPDRIKVIDIASEEQVNQLRDLALQINQYLQEFFDKCQIILVDFKLEFGVDKTGKIYLGDEISPDTCRLWDKTQEDAQARILDKDRFRRDLGDVETAYQQVQARVLQQIESL; this is encoded by the coding sequence ATGGAAAAACTCTATGAAGGTAAGGCCAAAATTCTCTATCAAACCGATGATCCTGATATTCTCCTCACTTATTACAAAGACGATGCCACCGCTTTTAATGCCCAAAAACGCGGGCAAATTGTCGGTAAAGGGGAAATTAACTGTACTGTCTCCACTGCCCTATTTCAATGGTTAGAATCCCTAGGAATACCTACCCATTATATCGATCGCCCTAGTTCTAGGGAAATGCGCGTCAAGGCGATTAAAATTATTCCTTTGGAGGTAGTAGTCAGAAATATCGCTGCCGGGAGTTTGTGCAAGCAAACGGGATTAAAGGAGGGGAAAGTTTTACCTTTTCCTCTTGTAGAATTTTATCTCAAGGACGATGCTTTAGGCGATCCTTTGTTAACGCCCGATCGCATAAAAGTGATCGATATTGCCAGCGAGGAGCAAGTCAATCAGTTACGAGATTTAGCCCTGCAAATCAATCAATATCTGCAAGAATTTTTCGATAAGTGCCAGATTATTCTCGTCGATTTCAAGTTAGAATTTGGAGTTGATAAAACGGGCAAAATTTATCTAGGTGATGAAATTAGCCCCGATACCTGTCGTCTCTGGGATAAAACCCAAGAGGATGCCCAAGCGCGCATTCTCGATAAGGATCGTTTTCGTCGCGATTTAGGAGATGTGGAAACTGCCTATCAACAAGTACAAGCAAGAGTTTTACAACAGATAGAGAGTTTATAA
- a CDS encoding DUF7219 family protein, with protein MNQNPPNDDNPNLPDRRKEDFLYPRAPYYGEFKPENLLFNANLQEFAQKVSFICNLETGGKISSLEAYQKIKALWKDLKQSKKGLGIGENPFQKDDDT; from the coding sequence ATGAATCAGAATCCTCCTAACGATGATAACCCGAATCTCCCCGATCGCCGCAAGGAGGATTTTCTCTATCCTCGCGCGCCCTACTATGGGGAATTTAAGCCAGAAAACTTGCTATTTAACGCCAATTTACAGGAATTTGCCCAAAAAGTCAGTTTTATTTGTAATCTGGAAACGGGGGGCAAAATCAGTTCTCTAGAAGCCTATCAAAAAATTAAAGCCCTCTGGAAAGACTTAAAACAGAGCAAAAAAGGCCTAGGCATTGGGGAAAATCCCTTTCAAAAAGATGACGATACCTAA
- a CDS encoding IS630 family transposase: MINLEFTEEEKNSLYYERFHHPHPRVQLKMEVLWLKSQKIPHQKICQLAGISPNTLLTYLRDYQEGGIEKLKEINFYRPKSELESQKETLKKYFEKNPPATINEAVYRREELTGIKRSPTQVRKFLKSMGMKCLKVGSLPSKADPDEQEDYKEKKLEPRLNEAKEGKRAVFFVDAAHFVMGAFLGFVWCFERLFVKSPSGRKRFNVLGALNAITHEVILVTNDTYITATQVCELLEKIAALGLMIPITLVLDNARYQKCKIVEELALSLSIELLYLPSYSPNLNLIERLWKLVKKKCLYGKYYENFSDFSSAIYECLNDAHLKHKKELDSLLTLRFQKFNKSQIMNV, translated from the coding sequence ATGATTAACCTAGAATTCACGGAAGAAGAAAAGAACTCACTGTATTATGAAAGATTTCATCATCCCCATCCCCGGGTTCAACTGAAGATGGAAGTTCTCTGGTTAAAAAGCCAAAAGATACCGCACCAAAAAATTTGTCAGTTAGCAGGAATCTCGCCAAATACCTTATTAACCTATCTTCGAGATTATCAAGAGGGCGGAATAGAAAAATTAAAAGAAATCAACTTCTATCGCCCTAAAAGTGAATTAGAGTCTCAAAAAGAAACCCTCAAAAAATACTTCGAGAAAAATCCACCAGCCACAATAAATGAAGCTGTATATAGGAGAGAAGAATTGACGGGAATAAAACGAAGTCCTACCCAAGTGAGAAAATTTTTAAAATCAATGGGAATGAAATGTTTAAAAGTAGGTTCTCTTCCTTCTAAAGCTGACCCAGATGAACAAGAGGACTACAAAGAAAAAAAGCTAGAACCCAGACTAAATGAGGCTAAAGAAGGAAAAAGGGCTGTTTTTTTTGTTGATGCCGCTCACTTCGTCATGGGAGCATTTCTCGGTTTTGTTTGGTGTTTTGAGAGACTTTTTGTTAAGTCACCGAGCGGGCGTAAACGCTTCAATGTTTTAGGAGCATTAAATGCAATAACTCATGAAGTTATTCTGGTTACGAATGACACTTATATTACGGCAACTCAAGTCTGTGAACTCCTTGAAAAAATAGCTGCTTTAGGACTAATGATTCCCATCACTCTAGTCTTAGATAATGCCCGCTATCAAAAATGTAAAATTGTTGAAGAATTAGCTCTTTCTTTGTCAATAGAACTGCTCTATCTGCCGTCTTATTCACCTAATCTAAATTTAATTGAAAGGCTGTGGAAATTGGTCAAAAAGAAATGTTTATATGGTAAATATTATGAAAACTTTTCTGACTTTTCTTCAGCCATTTATGAATGTTTGAATGATGCCCATTTGAAACATAAAAAAGAACTGGATTCCTTGCTGACTCTACGATTTCAGAAGTTTAATAAATCTCAGATTATGAACGTCTAA